The sequence TAAATAGGTCAGAATATCTGGGGTCCTTTCGGCTTCCGAGCGTAAGAGTTTGAACTTGAAGCTTCATGAATCCTGTCATTTCTCTCCttccaaacaaaatatatatccaCATTAAGCCAGTCTAAGAATGCTTGAAGGGAAGGACTTTTTCTGCAAATACTGCTAGGCAAATTCAAATTCCGCATTCCAGTCAACTACTCTTCTATTGATGTTGCTCGATTGCAGGATAGTACTCCATATTTGCTCCACTCAAgggcatgaaaaaataaatgatcccGCGTCTCATTTCTAATTTCTGATGCTAGAAGATATTTCTAAACAGTTGAAATTGTGGTAATTTCATTATGTTCAAGGCCTTAATTTTCCCAACTTGCATTTACTCAGGTGAAATATCCTTTCTGGTTAGCGATGTCACCGTCAACAACTGGTTCTCTATGGTAACCATGACTTTTACAAGAAGGAGGTCCGCTGCTTTGGGAAAAAATGCTCCTGAGGACATTGAACTGCCAGCCCTTCCAGATGAGACACCAGAGTCAAAGTTGAGAGTTTTCACGTTTGAACAATTGAAGAGAGCAACCTTCAATTTTAGAAGTGATATGTTACTGGGAAAAGGAGGTTTCGGCAGTGTCTACAAGGGTTTGCTCAAAGAAAAGTTGTTATTTAAAGGATATACCAGGAAACGGCGGATTGCTGTCAAGAAATTGGATTCTGACAGCAAGCAAGGTCTTCGACAGTGGCAGGTAATTTCCTATTTATGATTGCTGGCAGTTTTCTCCAAGTTCATTTGTTTGTTGTCATTGAGGCGTGCTAGTGCAGGTGCCTTCTTAAGTGTCTTCAAAGGTATTGGAAAAGCAAGGAAATGTCGCTGAACCGGATGTTCCAAAACGATGTTTCCATGGCCTTTTCAATGCCACTGGTACAGTTAGTCTTTCATAGTTGATCTTTTAGGGCATCAATCTTCTGTCAGCCAAACATGAAAGTTTTGTTTCAAATTGTGAGGTTAGGTTAGATATATACGTCTCGTCTGAAATGaaatttttctttctgttcATTATACTCCTCCGCGGACGAAATCAAAATTGTTTCCTTATCTTCAGAGTCTCAGTTTTATTGTTGAGTAATTATTTAACTGTTGCATATTTGGTTGTCATTTATTGATACAGACAGAGGTCGGTTTCTTAGCAAGGGTTTCTCATCCAAACATTGTAAAGCTGCTAGGATACTGTCAGGAAATTGAGAATGAAGAGTTGCTTATTGTCTATCAATTCATGGAGAAAGGCAGTTTAAATTACCATTTGTTTGGAAGTAAGAACACTCCTCTGCAGCATTAAAGTAAAGTTGTATTGAACAAAATGCACAAGCTTTTCGCCAATGAAATAATTTCATAGATCATAAAACCTCAGTTGATCTCTTACcactgatgttttttttttttaacttgtgcAGAGCGCTCTGATCGGCTTCTTCCTTGGGAAACAAGGTTAAAGATTATAACAGGAATGGCTCGAGCCCTATCTTATTTGCATACAATGGAAAGGCCAATAATTTTCAGAGATTTCAAGACCTCGAATATATTGCTTGATGAGGTAAAGTTCTTTAGAAATTGAGTAGCATTGAGCAAAACAAATCattcttttattcttatttttttgaaaattgaaataatgtttCCCATCAGAAAACTATATCCTTAATTCCATCTAACATCAGAGTTTCTGAATGCAGACCTATACTCCGAAACTATCAGATTTTGGCTTGGCAAAATGGGGCCCCAATGATGGTAGTTCACATGTAACAGGAAATGTTATGGGCACATATGGCTATGTTGGTCCTGAATATAAGAATGGAGGTAATTTCTGCTACTTTCTAAACTTGGATGCCTCaatgtttgatttgttgatggTGTACTTGGCTTGGTTTTAGTTTGTTATGATTATGGATTACTTGAAATCGTGATATAGACCTACTTTGTACTTTGTCCTGACAATTGTGATGTTATGGGGATGATTAGGGAAGTTGTATGTAAAGAGTGATGTGTACAGTTATGGAGTAGTATTGATGGAGATGCTGACAGGATTACGGGCAATTGACAAAAATCGGGCGCCAGGGCAACGGGACCTGCGGGAATGGGCTTTACCGTTTCTTTCAGATAGAACAAGGTTGAGACATATAATGGATCCCAGACTGCAGGGTAAATATGGGACCAAACAAGCTTCAGAAATAGCTGTACTTGCTGTTAGATGTGTTAAAGCAAATCCCACATTCCGGCCATCTATGAAAGAAGTTGCTGAGACATTGGATAGATTGAAGCTCCAGAAGTAGCACTACCATGCCGGCTTTTGATACAAGAAGCAGCTGATACAATAAGATTGAACTTCGATTGTGGTTTATATAAACATGTTACAGAAGTAAATTGAGAAACACTTTGATCATTCCTGGTCCTGCAAGATTTTGTTTGTGATCTGTTTCACTTCCACGATGAGAAGAAGTAGTGTTTGGTGTGTAAATAATGTAAAAAGACAATTAAGGCGTGCTTAATATACAGCTTAGGCAACACATAATATTATCTTCTTTGACAATTTATTATCGAAAACCTGAAATAATTCAGCCTTGTAAATCTGGTGTTAACTAAATCTGAATCactcaaataaaaatgggaAGAAATTTAAAGTAGTCTGTTTCAAAGGGAGCCTTATTACAGAAAGAACAATGAAAGATTCAGATAATCTCCAATAATCTTCTCAAAAATCAGTAACAGATGACAGTTACTGCTGAAATGAAACATAATTAACAGTTTATAGTTTAGTAATCACAATACCGAAACGCAATGGAGGGCACATGTTGAACTTTGTAGTAATCCTCTCCTCCATGCTCAAGCCTGGTTCTGAATGCTTTAAGCATTGACCGGATCTCCATTTCACGGAGACTGGTAATGAATCTTAGCCCTTCTGGGACAGTCTTCAAGGACGTGCAATTTGAAATCTCTAAATGGAAAAGATTAGCCATTGCTCCTTCAACAACCTCCCACTCTTCTAGGTTTGGCAAGTCATAAAGGAACAGAGACTTTAGTTGAGGAAAACCTTTGTCCAAGCAAACCATTTTGTTCCCAAGAAACGAATCCATTTGTAAGCGAAGAATTCTCAAGTTCGGCAGCTTCTCCAGTGTTGGCATCGGGTCTTCTGTAAGTTTAGATCCCAGCAGGTTCAATTTGGCTAGGTTTGCAGAGAATTGCTGACACTCTGGTAGCTTCTCTATCTGCCCTTCTATATGCAGCTTATAAAGATTAGGGCATCCTTGTATAACTTGAACGACTGTTGAATCTTCGTTACTAACAAAAGACAGTGATTGCAGGCGGTAAAATCTTACATGAGGGGATCTGAAGATTGCCCCGAACTTTGGATCATCTATCACTAGTTTCTTAAGATGATTCAATCTTACCAGATCAGTTATCTCACATTTCTCTGCAGGAAAGTTCACAAGTGTCTGCAAGTTGA is a genomic window of Populus alba chromosome 18, ASM523922v2, whole genome shotgun sequence containing:
- the LOC118039578 gene encoding probable serine/threonine-protein kinase PIX13 isoform X1, encoding MGILCCCTSGQSNPALDTGPAPVVLAPVSIPDPDIAPSSPGHLFEGEISFLVSDVTVNNWFSMVTMTFTRRRSAALGKNAPEDIELPALPDETPESKLRVFTFEQLKRATFNFRSDMLLGKGGFGSVYKGLLKEKLLFKGYTRKRRIAVKKLDSDSKQGLRQWQTEVGFLARVSHPNIVKLLGYCQEIENEELLIVYQFMEKGSLNYHLFGKRSDRLLPWETRLKIITGMARALSYLHTMERPIIFRDFKTSNILLDETYTPKLSDFGLAKWGPNDGSSHVTGNVMGTYGYVGPEYKNGGKLYVKSDVYSYGVVLMEMLTGLRAIDKNRAPGQRDLREWALPFLSDRTRLRHIMDPRLQGKYGTKQASEIAVLAVRCVKANPTFRPSMKEVAETLDRLKLQK
- the LOC118039578 gene encoding probable serine/threonine-protein kinase PIX13 isoform X2 — protein: MVTMTFTRRRSAALGKNAPEDIELPALPDETPESKLRVFTFEQLKRATFNFRSDMLLGKGGFGSVYKGLLKEKLLFKGYTRKRRIAVKKLDSDSKQGLRQWQTEVGFLARVSHPNIVKLLGYCQEIENEELLIVYQFMEKGSLNYHLFGKRSDRLLPWETRLKIITGMARALSYLHTMERPIIFRDFKTSNILLDETYTPKLSDFGLAKWGPNDGSSHVTGNVMGTYGYVGPEYKNGGKLYVKSDVYSYGVVLMEMLTGLRAIDKNRAPGQRDLREWALPFLSDRTRLRHIMDPRLQGKYGTKQASEIAVLAVRCVKANPTFRPSMKEVAETLDRLKLQK